One stretch of Schistocerca nitens isolate TAMUIC-IGC-003100 chromosome 11, iqSchNite1.1, whole genome shotgun sequence DNA includes these proteins:
- the LOC126212985 gene encoding ankyrin repeat domain-containing protein 65-like isoform X1: MAAVKEVQQTTCVGLGALLDAGEGAVVTLLAGETRLAAHRAVLAARSPVFQAMFQHDTLEASSGQVSIADVEGPVLRELLGYLYTLQAPQLPGMAPQLLAAADKYGLSALKSICEQQVAAQLTVENAAAAAVLAVRHSCPDLTAAAVAFIKARNIQVMATEGWADAMRNCVEDVIVVTQLLADAPPGPSAPATPGTRSRPHSDRSRTPAAAAPAAAARHTPPPDEAAVSRLRTLSGKERGSRLIQAATQGAVGEIQALLAAGTDVGARGSEEMTALHWAAVEGRVEAVRCLVEGGAEVDARSNVQNTPLHTATRYGHAAVVRLLVAASADLNARNEDGQTPLHRAAFYGHPEVVAVLLEAGADRGARDDSGATPRHIARQKNNQQLVQMLT; this comes from the exons ATGGCAGCAGTTAAAGAGGTTCAACAGACCACCTGCGTGGGCCTCGGCGCCCTTCTGGACGCGGGCGAAGGCGCTGTGGTGACGCTGCTGGCGGGGGAGACGCGGCTGGCGGCGCACCGGGCCGTCCTGGCCGCCCGGAGCCCCGTGTTCCAGGCCATGTTCCAGCACGACACGCTGGAGGCCAGCAGCGGTCAGGTCAGCATCGCAGACGTGGAGGGCCCGGTGCTGAGGGAACTGCTGGGCTACCTGTACACCCTGCAGGCCCCCCAGCTGCCCGGCATGGCCCCCCAGCTGCTCGCCGCTGCTGACAAATACGGATTGTCGGCCTTGAAGTCCATCTGCGAGCAGCAGGTGGCCGCTCAGCTGACCGTCGAGAACGCGGCAGCCGCGGCTGTGCTGGCAGTGAGGCACTCCTGCCCAGACCTTACTGCGGCCGCCGTCGCCTTCATAAAGGCCCGCAACATCCAGGTGATGGCCACAGAGGGATGGGCTGACGCGATGCGGAACTGTGTTGAAGACGTGATCGTAGTGACCCAGCTGCTCGCTGATGCACCACCGGGACCCAG TGCGCCGGCCACCCCTGGCACCCGCAGCCGGCCCCACAGCGACCGCAGCCGGACTCCTGCCGCAGCTGCACCAGCCGCAGCTGCCCGCCACACCCCTCCACCTGATGAGGCCGCAGTCTCTCGCTTGCG GACACTTTCTGGAAAGGAGAGAGGTAGCAGGCTGATCCAGGCAGCTACGCAGGGAGCAGTGGGGGAGATTCAGGCACTGCTCGCAGCAGGGACAGACGTGGGGGCTAGGGGCTCGGAGGAGATGACTGCTCTGCACTGGGCAGCAGTGGAGGGACGCGTCGAGGCGGTGAGATGTCTGGTGGAGGGTGGAGCAGAAGTGGACGCCAGGAGCAACGTGCAGAACACGCCTCTGCACACAGCCACAAGGTATGGCCACGCAGCTGTGGTTCGGCTGTTGGTGGCGGCCTCAGCAGACCTCAACGCCAGGAATGAGGATGGGCAGACGCCGCTACACAGGGCCGCTTTCTATGGGCACCCAGAGGTTGTAGCTGTGCTGCTGGAGGCAGGGGCTGACAGGGGAGCAAGGGATGACAGTGGGGCCACCCCACGTCATATCGCCAGGCAGAAAAACAATCAGCAGTTGGTACAGAtgctgacgtga